A single Prevotella sp. E15-22 DNA region contains:
- the asnB gene encoding asparagine synthase B, protein MCGIVAILNVKEQTHELREQALKMSQKIRHRGPDWSGIYSGGSAILAHERLSIVDPESGGQPLFSPDKKQVLAVNGEIYNHQDIRRRYAGQYEFQTGSDCEVILALYREKGVDFLEDLSGIFAFVLYDEETDEFLIARDPIGVIPLYIGCDADGKVYVASELKALEGQCEHYEPFLPGHYYWSADPGMKRYYKRDWFKYEAVKDNPASVEAVHDALEDAVKRQLMSDVPYGVLLSGGLDSSVISAIAEKYSEMRIEDDSKTKAYWPRLHSFAVGLKGAPDLAKAKLVADHIGTVHHEINYTIQEGLDAIRDVIYFIETYDVTTVRASTPMYLLARVIKSMGIKMVLSGEGADEIFGGYLYFHKAPSAKEFHEETVRKLSKLYMYDCLRANKSLSAWGVEGRVPFLDKEFLDVAMRTNPTAKMCGPKKSGDSGESGFEIEKKIVREAFTDMLPEEVAWRQKEQFSDGVGYSWIDTLKQITSEAVTDEQMAHAAKRFPINPPKNKEEYYYRSIFAEHFPSDSAAMSVPSEASVACSTAIALEWDAAFKNMNDPSGRAVKGVHEQAY, encoded by the coding sequence ATGTGTGGAATCGTTGCGATATTGAATGTCAAGGAGCAGACACACGAGCTGCGTGAACAAGCGTTGAAGATGAGTCAGAAGATCCGCCATCGCGGACCCGACTGGAGTGGCATCTATTCTGGCGGAAGTGCTATTCTGGCTCACGAACGTCTGAGCATCGTGGATCCAGAATCGGGTGGTCAGCCATTGTTCTCGCCAGACAAGAAGCAGGTGCTGGCTGTGAATGGCGAGATCTATAACCATCAGGACATTCGCCGCCGCTATGCAGGACAGTATGAGTTTCAAACGGGCTCCGACTGTGAGGTAATCCTGGCACTCTATCGCGAGAAGGGTGTTGACTTCCTCGAGGACCTGAGTGGCATCTTTGCCTTCGTGCTCTACGACGAGGAGACCGACGAGTTCCTCATTGCTCGCGACCCCATTGGCGTGATTCCTCTTTATATCGGCTGCGATGCCGACGGCAAGGTGTATGTGGCTTCTGAGCTGAAAGCGCTCGAAGGACAGTGTGAGCACTACGAGCCATTCCTGCCTGGCCATTATTATTGGAGTGCCGACCCTGGCATGAAGCGCTACTACAAGCGCGACTGGTTTAAATATGAGGCCGTGAAGGATAATCCTGCTTCTGTGGAGGCTGTTCACGATGCCTTGGAGGATGCTGTGAAGCGTCAGCTGATGAGTGACGTGCCCTATGGCGTGCTACTCTCTGGTGGACTCGACTCAAGCGTCATCTCTGCCATCGCCGAGAAATACAGTGAGATGCGTATTGAGGACGACTCGAAGACCAAGGCATATTGGCCTCGTCTGCACTCGTTTGCCGTGGGACTGAAGGGTGCGCCCGACCTGGCCAAGGCCAAGCTTGTGGCCGACCATATCGGTACTGTTCACCACGAAATCAACTATACCATTCAGGAAGGACTGGATGCTATCCGCGACGTGATCTATTTCATCGAGACCTACGACGTGACCACGGTGCGTGCCTCAACACCTATGTATCTGCTGGCACGTGTCATCAAGTCGATGGGTATCAAGATGGTGCTCAGCGGCGAGGGTGCCGACGAGATTTTCGGTGGCTATCTGTATTTCCACAAGGCCCCGTCGGCCAAGGAGTTTCACGAGGAGACTGTGCGCAAACTCTCAAAACTCTATATGTACGACTGTCTGCGCGCCAACAAGAGTCTCAGTGCATGGGGCGTTGAGGGTCGCGTGCCTTTCCTCGATAAGGAGTTCCTGGATGTGGCCATGCGCACCAACCCAACAGCAAAAATGTGTGGTCCAAAGAAATCCGGAGATTCTGGAGAATCCGGCTTTGAGATTGAAAAGAAAATCGTTCGCGAGGCCTTTACCGACATGCTGCCTGAGGAGGTTGCCTGGCGTCAGAAAGAGCAATTTAGCGATGGCGTGGGCTACAGTTGGATTGATACCTTGAAGCAGATCACTTCAGAGGCCGTCACTGACGAACAGATGGCGCATGCTGCCAAAAGGTTCCCCATCAACCCACCAAAGAACAAGGAAGAATACTACTATCGTTCTATCTTTGCAGAGCACTTCCCCAGCGATTCTGCAGCCATGAGCGTGCCTAGCGAGGCCTCTGTGGCCTGCTCGACAGCCATCGCCTTGGAATGGGATGCTGCCTTCAAAAACATGAACGACCCCAGCGGAAGAGCCGTAAAAGGCGTGCACGAACAAGCATATTAG
- a CDS encoding LL-diaminopimelate aminotransferase: protein MALVNEHFLKLPNNYLFADIAKKVNAFKVMHPKADVISLGIGDVTQPLCPAVVEAMHKAADEMATAKGFRGYGPEQGYDFLREAILKNDFLPRGIHLDIDEIFVNDGAKSDTGNIQELIRWDNSIGVTDPIYPVYIDSNVMIGRAGTVEDGKWSNVIYMPCNAENGFVPEIPKRRVDVIYLCYPNNPTGMVITREELRKWVNYALKNDALIFFDAAYQAYIQDDKIPHSIYEIRGARKCAIEFHSYSKTAGFTGIRCGYTVVPKDLTAATLTGERIALNPLWYRRQCTKFNGTSYISQRAAEAIYTPEGKEQVKATIDYYMQNAKKMLSTLRSLGFECYGGENAPYIWMRTPDTFQKEVGGMAPTSSWKFFENLLYGANVVCTPGVGFGPAGEGYVRFTAFGSHEKTEEALDRIASWSKQK from the coding sequence ATGGCATTAGTTAACGAACATTTCCTGAAACTGCCAAACAACTATTTGTTTGCAGATATTGCCAAGAAGGTGAATGCCTTCAAAGTGATGCACCCCAAGGCTGACGTTATCTCGCTGGGAATTGGCGATGTGACACAACCCCTGTGCCCTGCTGTGGTAGAGGCTATGCACAAGGCTGCCGACGAGATGGCTACGGCAAAGGGATTCCGTGGTTATGGTCCTGAGCAAGGTTACGACTTCCTGCGCGAAGCTATTCTGAAGAACGACTTCCTGCCACGCGGCATCCACCTGGACATTGACGAGATTTTCGTGAACGACGGTGCCAAGAGTGATACTGGTAATATCCAGGAACTGATTCGCTGGGACAACTCGATTGGCGTGACAGACCCCATCTATCCCGTGTATATCGACTCGAACGTGATGATTGGTCGCGCAGGAACGGTGGAGGACGGCAAGTGGTCGAATGTGATCTACATGCCCTGCAACGCTGAGAACGGCTTTGTGCCTGAGATTCCCAAGCGTCGCGTGGATGTTATCTATCTCTGCTATCCCAACAACCCAACGGGTATGGTCATCACTCGCGAGGAGTTGCGCAAATGGGTGAACTACGCCCTGAAGAACGATGCGCTGATTTTCTTTGATGCTGCCTATCAGGCTTATATTCAGGATGACAAGATACCCCACTCTATCTATGAAATCCGTGGTGCGCGTAAATGCGCCATCGAGTTCCACTCGTACTCAAAGACGGCTGGCTTCACTGGCATCCGCTGTGGCTATACGGTGGTGCCCAAGGACCTGACGGCTGCCACACTCACAGGCGAGCGCATCGCCCTGAACCCATTGTGGTATCGTCGCCAGTGCACCAAGTTCAACGGCACCAGCTATATCAGTCAGCGTGCGGCCGAGGCTATCTACACACCTGAGGGTAAGGAGCAGGTGAAGGCCACTATCGACTATTACATGCAGAATGCCAAGAAGATGCTCAGCACCCTGCGCTCACTGGGATTTGAGTGTTATGGTGGTGAGAATGCGCCATATATCTGGATGCGCACACCCGATACATTCCAGAAAGAGGTGGGCGGCATGGCACCAACATCATCGTGGAAGTTCTTCGAGAACCTGCTCTATGGAGCCAACGTGGTGTGTACGCCTGGCGTGGGCTTTGGTCCTGCCGGCGAGGGCTACGTGCGTTTCACGGCCTTTGGCAGTCATGAGAAAACAGAAGAAGCGCTGGACCGTATTGCCAGCTGGAGTAAACAAAAGTAA
- the dapF gene encoding diaminopimelate epimerase has product MSRIPFTKMHGCGNDYIYINVSQHPIDDPKTAAIKWSDRHKGIGSDGLVLIGKSAVPEADFTMRIFNADGSEALMCGNASRCIGKYVYERGLTTKTEIRLLTLSGIKVLSLHVNGNIVESVTVDMGEPAFDVPTQFVDSRGMDKGTFVSMGNPHYVIFTENVDQVGETGHSLEYHPAFPQRCNIELARIEEDGTIRTRVWERGSGITQACGTGACATAAAAVLTGKAGRTSQIAMDGGVLSIEWRERDNHIYMTGPATFVFDGEIE; this is encoded by the coding sequence ATGAGCAGGATACCCTTTACAAAGATGCACGGCTGCGGCAACGACTATATATATATTAATGTGTCGCAACACCCCATTGACGACCCCAAGACGGCAGCCATTAAATGGAGCGACCGGCATAAGGGCATCGGCTCTGACGGTTTGGTGCTGATTGGCAAGAGTGCTGTGCCAGAGGCCGACTTCACCATGCGCATCTTCAATGCCGACGGCAGTGAAGCATTGATGTGTGGCAATGCCTCGAGATGCATCGGCAAATATGTCTATGAGAGGGGCCTCACTACAAAAACAGAGATTCGACTGCTGACGCTATCGGGCATCAAGGTGCTGAGTCTGCATGTGAACGGCAACATCGTGGAGAGCGTCACCGTGGATATGGGCGAGCCTGCCTTCGATGTGCCCACACAGTTCGTCGATTCTCGCGGAATGGACAAGGGCACGTTTGTGTCGATGGGCAATCCGCATTACGTCATCTTTACAGAGAATGTTGATCAGGTGGGCGAGACTGGACACTCTTTGGAATATCATCCAGCATTCCCCCAGCGCTGCAACATCGAATTGGCTCGCATCGAGGAAGACGGCACCATCCGCACACGTGTTTGGGAGCGCGGCAGTGGCATCACGCAGGCCTGTGGCACAGGTGCCTGCGCCACAGCAGCGGCAGCAGTCCTGACAGGCAAGGCTGGTCGCACCTCGCAGATTGCGATGGACGGCGGCGTGCTGAGCATCGAATGGCGCGAGCGTGACAATCACATTTATATGACTGGTCCTGCAACATTTGTATTTGACGGAGAGATAGAATAA
- a CDS encoding STM3941 family protein translates to MQEIKIYHSVWRTLLLLLCGAAFTYASVMILMDSRTNFFMNIIAVIGVVFFGLGSLFMLIMVVRERLAHQPFMTITDKSVIVRGTKAFVVNFSDVQSFKMIHVGSQKFVAIHYKPNVEVQKMEDASFLGRMVRRINMGVGDAQEHLGTTGMSMKIEELFSILNDRLKQA, encoded by the coding sequence ATGCAAGAAATTAAGATTTATCATTCTGTCTGGAGAACGCTTCTTCTTTTGCTTTGTGGTGCTGCATTCACGTATGCCAGTGTAATGATCCTCATGGATTCTCGAACAAATTTTTTCATGAATATAATCGCTGTTATAGGTGTTGTTTTCTTTGGCTTGGGCTCTCTCTTCATGCTGATTATGGTCGTCAGGGAGCGACTAGCCCATCAGCCATTCATGACCATCACAGACAAGAGCGTCATTGTTCGTGGAACGAAAGCCTTTGTTGTTAACTTCTCGGATGTGCAGTCCTTCAAGATGATTCATGTGGGATCGCAGAAGTTTGTTGCCATCCATTATAAACCTAACGTTGAAGTTCAGAAAATGGAGGATGCCAGTTTCTTGGGTCGTATGGTTCGTCGAATTAATATGGGAGTTGGAGATGCTCAGGAGCATCTGGGTACCACTGGAATGAGCATGAAAATAGAGGAACTGTTCAGCATCCTGAACGATCGACTGAAACAAGCATAA
- a CDS encoding tetratricopeptide repeat protein: protein MKELVTLIKHKEFAKAKRLLKKALQTEPDNVYLLTQMANVLWNLGKDEEALTFAMKAKEIDSDYPLMLFTLGKILWSLEDNSASIEVWDKLLCADITSVADKGWGIKWAQSVMNDARFYKAICLDSLDRMAEAKEEMEKHLACRRKGLESDFTLKETKEFLLRLTYCTIPDSSSEDDDIGWVPPKQWNRINRMLAKKKSDEQALVSYLKRKSREFPREYYLKTLLTEHLADMKRYAESLRYAEEAYEQEPADMLVAYDYANALYHNGKYDDAIKIISIVIQTDVNIIAYGDHGEGLRWAKTLQRDAKEVLEVCMKEKGA, encoded by the coding sequence ATGAAAGAACTCGTTACATTGATAAAACATAAAGAATTCGCGAAGGCAAAACGACTTCTGAAGAAGGCTCTGCAGACAGAGCCGGATAATGTCTATCTGCTCACGCAAATGGCGAACGTACTGTGGAACCTCGGAAAAGACGAGGAGGCTCTGACTTTTGCGATGAAAGCAAAAGAGATTGACTCAGACTATCCGTTAATGCTCTTTACGTTGGGAAAAATCCTGTGGTCATTAGAAGATAACTCCGCATCAATCGAAGTATGGGACAAATTACTCTGTGCAGACATAACATCTGTGGCTGATAAGGGATGGGGCATCAAATGGGCTCAATCCGTGATGAATGATGCCAGATTCTATAAGGCAATATGTCTCGATTCTCTTGATAGAATGGCAGAGGCGAAGGAAGAGATGGAAAAGCACCTTGCTTGCAGGCGAAAAGGTTTGGAGAGTGATTTCACCCTGAAAGAAACGAAGGAATTTCTTTTAAGGCTCACCTATTGTACTATACCAGACTCCTCCTCAGAGGATGATGATATTGGTTGGGTACCTCCAAAGCAGTGGAATAGGATAAACAGAATGCTCGCCAAGAAGAAATCTGACGAGCAGGCTTTGGTGTCATACCTGAAAAGAAAAAGTCGCGAGTTCCCACGTGAGTATTACCTTAAGACACTCCTCACAGAACATCTGGCAGACATGAAGAGATATGCCGAATCGTTACGATATGCAGAAGAGGCCTATGAGCAGGAACCCGCAGACATGCTAGTGGCTTACGACTATGCTAATGCCCTGTATCATAATGGCAAATATGACGATGCAATAAAGATTATCAGCATTGTTATACAAACAGATGTCAACATTATAGCTTATGGTGACCATGGGGAAGGGCTGCGATGGGCCAAGACATTACAACGAGATGCGAAGGAAGTTTTGGAAGTATGTATGAAAGAGAAAGGGGCGTAA
- a CDS encoding RNA-binding domain-containing protein — protein MKTIEEIQARKESQTFDCKSIQIDPKALAIPIVAMANADGGVLAIGVSDKTRRVEGIDGNEERLNELLRVPFDFCNPSVKVKCEYLPCTDHSGKENRILLMHIPASSQLHTNQADECFMRVGDKSKKLSFDERMQLLYDKGERYYEDKDVYGATMDDIDMNLVNDYMSVIGYGKSGMEFLRENNDFVAEIDGQQKISTACILLFGKNPQRFFPRARTRFIRYEGKEEKVGREMNVVKDVTFEGAILQQVRSTIDYLETQVREHSFLGEHGQFVTRRNYSKYAIQEMVVNSCCHRAYNIKGTEIQIKMFDDRIVFETPGDLPGLVRPDNIRHTHFSRNPKIAQYLKAYKYVKEFGEGIDRICNELETKGCAIPSFHADAFILKTTLMAEWTSENEFDRPSAAQVPPKYRPSTAQVEKLISVMSSEYIGVQEIMNLCGIVRRKTIQDSYITPALADGSIERKYPNQPKRPDQKYRLTDLAMEWKKSDGRL, from the coding sequence ATGAAGACAATAGAAGAAATACAGGCACGCAAGGAATCTCAGACATTCGACTGTAAGAGCATTCAGATTGACCCCAAAGCATTGGCAATACCAATTGTGGCTATGGCTAATGCAGATGGTGGCGTACTTGCTATTGGTGTTTCTGACAAAACACGAAGAGTAGAAGGCATTGATGGGAATGAGGAACGACTGAATGAGTTGCTTCGCGTTCCTTTCGACTTCTGCAACCCGTCTGTCAAAGTGAAGTGCGAGTATCTGCCTTGCACGGACCATAGTGGTAAGGAGAATCGCATTCTGCTTATGCATATTCCTGCAAGCAGCCAGCTTCATACCAATCAGGCTGACGAGTGCTTTATGCGTGTAGGTGACAAAAGTAAGAAACTTAGCTTCGATGAGCGCATGCAACTTCTCTATGACAAAGGGGAACGCTACTACGAAGACAAGGACGTTTATGGTGCCACGATGGATGATATAGACATGAACCTCGTCAATGATTACATGAGTGTCATTGGCTATGGAAAGTCGGGCATGGAGTTTCTTAGAGAGAATAATGATTTTGTGGCAGAGATAGATGGACAACAGAAGATAAGTACAGCCTGCATCCTTCTCTTTGGAAAGAATCCACAACGTTTCTTCCCTCGTGCCCGTACCCGTTTCATCCGCTACGAGGGGAAAGAGGAAAAAGTTGGCAGGGAAATGAACGTAGTCAAAGATGTGACGTTTGAAGGAGCTATTCTTCAGCAAGTAAGAAGCACGATTGACTATCTGGAGACACAGGTTCGCGAACATTCCTTCCTTGGTGAACATGGACAGTTCGTCACTCGTCGCAACTATTCAAAGTATGCCATACAAGAGATGGTGGTTAATAGTTGTTGCCACAGAGCCTACAACATCAAGGGAACTGAGATTCAAATAAAGATGTTCGACGACCGTATCGTTTTCGAGACTCCTGGCGATTTACCTGGGCTGGTGCGACCAGACAACATTCGTCATACCCATTTCTCTCGCAATCCCAAAATTGCCCAATACCTTAAGGCTTACAAGTATGTCAAGGAGTTTGGCGAGGGTATTGACCGTATCTGTAATGAGTTGGAAACAAAAGGTTGCGCTATCCCATCATTCCATGCCGATGCCTTCATTCTAAAGACTACTTTGATGGCAGAGTGGACTTCAGAAAATGAGTTCGACCGCCCAAGTGCCGCCCAAGTACCGCCCAAGTACCGCCCAAGTACCGCCCAAGTAGAAAAATTGATTTCCGTAATGAGCAGCGAGTATATTGGTGTACAAGAGATTATGAATTTATGTGGCATTGTAAGACGTAAAACCATTCAGGATAGTTATATTACTCCTGCACTTGCAGACGGCAGTATAGAACGTAAATATCCCAATCAACCCAAAAGGCCAGATCAGAAGTACCGTCTTACAGATCTTGCTATGGAATGGAAAAAGTCTGATGGGAGATTATGA